In the Phenylobacterium soli genome, CCGGCATCGCCACGCCGAGCCTCGAGGCGCGCGCCATGGACCGCATGGGCTTTCGCAGCGACGCCATGCGCGTGCCGGTCTTCGGCCTCGGCTGTGCGGGCGGAGCCACCGGTCTGTCGCTGGCCGCCAGGCTGGCCGCCGCCCAGCCCGGCGCCGTCGTGCTTTTCGTGACGCTCGAGCTCTGCACGCTCGCCTTTCGCCTCGACGGGCTCGACAAGGCCGACATCGTCGCCACCGCCCTGTTCGGCGACGGCGCGGCGGCCTGCGTCCTGCGGGCCGGGGAGGACGGGTTCGCCGAGGTCGCCGGCCAGGCCGAGCACACCTGGCCCGACACCCTCGACATCATGGGCTGGCGCGTCGATCCGCAAGGGCTCGGCGTCATCTTCGCCCAGGCCATTCCGCCGTTCGCGCGGCGCGAGCTTCGGCCGGCGATGGACGCCATGCTGGCCGCTCAGGACCTCGCCGTCGCCGACGTCGACCGCTTCGTCTGCCATCCTGGCGGGGTGAAGGTGATCGAGGCGCTGGAGGCCTCGCTGGACCTCGGGCAGGGGGCGCTCGACGCGGAGCGCGAGGTGCTGGCCGACCACGGCAACATGTCCGCGCCCACCGTGCTCTTCGTCCTCGACCGGGCGCGCCGCCGCGGCCTGCCGCGCCGCTCGGTGCTCACGGCCCTCGGACCGGG is a window encoding:
- a CDS encoding type III polyketide synthase, whose amino-acid sequence is MSPPVRLLSLATASPPHELPQDTVTEAARAVFGPRMPIFERLAPVFANAGIRTRQSVMPMDWYLQPRGWPERTEAYLAGGVALFAEAAEAALAEAGLRGADVDAIVTVSSTGIATPSLEARAMDRMGFRSDAMRVPVFGLGCAGGATGLSLAARLAAAQPGAVVLFVTLELCTLAFRLDGLDKADIVATALFGDGAAACVLRAGEDGFAEVAGQAEHTWPDTLDIMGWRVDPQGLGVIFAQAIPPFARRELRPAMDAMLAAQDLAVADVDRFVCHPGGVKVIEALEASLDLGQGALDAEREVLADHGNMSAPTVLFVLDRARRRGLPRRSVLTALGPGFTASTVTLLAA